Proteins from one Pyrobaculum neutrophilum V24Sta genomic window:
- a CDS encoding CRISPR-associated endonuclease Cas3'' yields the protein MTCLAGPGEPLELHLEEVASCMAARGRWLVPKLARVLGVEEALARDLIVFVGYAHDVGKADREYEGADRYFPHHEAKSAAAVYKALDSADWRIRRLAVYAVARHHYSFKKPQGLGKVTFQPRCTVAVSWRPETELFRKALGLLFRGVEDDIYNAAVSRDFLKDSLKYAGMALLGLLNDCDYEVASRNRR from the coding sequence ATGACGTGTCTCGCGGGCCCTGGAGAGCCCCTCGAACTGCATCTGGAGGAGGTCGCGTCGTGTATGGCGGCGAGGGGGAGGTGGCTGGTGCCTAAGCTGGCGCGGGTTCTCGGCGTAGAGGAGGCGCTGGCTAGAGACTTAATTGTGTTCGTGGGCTATGCACATGACGTTGGGAAGGCGGACAGGGAGTACGAGGGCGCGGATAGGTACTTCCCGCACCACGAGGCTAAGTCCGCCGCGGCTGTGTACAAAGCGCTTGACAGCGCCGATTGGAGGATCAGAAGGCTTGCAGTGTACGCCGTCGCTAGGCACCACTACTCCTTCAAGAAGCCCCAGGGGTTGGGCAAGGTGACATTTCAGCCGAGGTGCACAGTTGCAGTCAGCTGGAGGCCGGAGACCGAGCTCTTCCGCAAGGCGCTTGGCCTTCTGTTCCGCGGCGTCGAAGACGACATTTACAACGCGGCGGTGAGTCGCGACTTCCTAAAAGACTCGCTCAAGTATGCCGGGATGGCTCTTCTCGGCCTTCTCAACGACTGCGACTACGAGGTGGCGTCGAGAAACAGGAGATGA
- the cas6 gene encoding CRISPR system precrRNA processing endoribonuclease RAMP protein Cas6: MIFRVALRGYALDPLALAGWTPRLVHGLLASRGIKPLSIWPPIVQGRPVWGRPAAYPPGVQVEVVYVAREPPAEKPDIVALGRARVAVEDVAVRWFEPKDIGANRLVLETVTPVQFAVKTRERKRAKLAYIPEPLRVFKWLVITAYKLGLAEKLDVKFIRWVYEYVDLADLRCHRPSCVVKVKYDGRRSLYGFYGVAKYVVQDDRYMDKLSYYVSLANFLGLGKSRGVGLGAVQFGVAVGDSRGSHGKS; encoded by the coding sequence ATGATATTCAGGGTGGCGCTGAGGGGCTACGCGCTGGATCCCCTGGCGCTCGCCGGCTGGACGCCCCGCCTTGTGCACGGCCTGCTGGCCTCGCGCGGAATCAAGCCTCTGTCTATCTGGCCGCCCATTGTCCAGGGGAGGCCTGTGTGGGGACGGCCCGCGGCCTATCCGCCGGGGGTGCAAGTGGAGGTGGTCTACGTGGCGCGGGAGCCGCCGGCCGAGAAGCCGGACATCGTGGCGCTGGGCAGAGCCCGTGTGGCCGTCGAAGACGTCGCCGTGCGCTGGTTTGAGCCGAAAGACATCGGGGCGAACCGCCTCGTTCTTGAAACCGTAACGCCTGTGCAGTTCGCCGTTAAGACCAGGGAGAGGAAGAGGGCTAAGCTGGCGTATATACCGGAGCCGCTCCGCGTCTTCAAGTGGCTTGTCATAACGGCGTATAAGCTCGGGCTCGCCGAGAAGCTAGATGTCAAGTTCATCCGCTGGGTCTACGAATACGTCGACCTCGCCGACCTTCGGTGCCACAGGCCCAGTTGCGTGGTGAAGGTAAAGTACGACGGAAGGAGGTCGCTCTACGGCTTCTACGGCGTTGCGAAGTACGTCGTCCAAGACGACAGATACATGGACAAGCTCTCGTACTATGTTTCACTTGCCAACTTTCTGGGCTTGGGCAAGAGCCGCGGGGTTGGGCTAGGCGCCGTGCAATTCGGAGTAGCCGTAGGAGACAGCCGAGGGTCCCACGGAAAGAGCTGA
- a CDS encoding GP88 family protein yields MLTLFDRRIGGRTLRELAWELYRGGAYRPPRSELELAQLVQIQRRISGGVPVPKMPYVPGNRKVGRIWTFDLPPVLTCPYATFCGRPGSAGLYRGRGLVCYDINIARYNPLHLLREYINFIHVVREGYSWLRDWTRFVVDYRGARIIRFHVGGDVFSDWYWGYLKKLASDFLHVTFYLYTRSFPIVAASPERPPNLVVLMSLDGANYKAYEKYGAYFDHITYLAAGEDARGQIPAIEALAKWAAQNGKRLIIFLEHRRLPQLRQALEKYSQYICPNELGVNTTCEKCRRCFAPPRDRHFTA; encoded by the coding sequence ATGTTAACGTTGTTTGACAGACGCATCGGCGGACGGACGTTGAGGGAGCTTGCCTGGGAGCTCTACAGAGGTGGGGCCTACAGGCCGCCCCGCTCCGAGCTGGAGCTCGCCCAACTGGTCCAAATCCAGAGGAGGATCTCGGGGGGCGTGCCGGTGCCCAAAATGCCGTATGTCCCCGGCAATAGGAAGGTGGGGAGGATATGGACATTCGACCTCCCGCCGGTTCTGACTTGCCCCTACGCCACCTTCTGCGGGAGGCCGGGGTCCGCCGGGCTCTACCGCGGGAGGGGGCTGGTTTGCTACGACATAAACATCGCCAGGTACAACCCACTGCACCTCCTGAGGGAGTACATCAACTTCATCCACGTCGTGAGGGAGGGCTACAGCTGGCTTAGAGACTGGACCCGCTTCGTCGTGGACTATAGGGGTGCGAGAATTATTAGGTTCCACGTGGGCGGAGACGTATTCTCAGACTGGTACTGGGGCTACCTCAAGAAGCTGGCGTCCGACTTCCTCCACGTGACGTTCTACCTCTACACGCGGTCGTTCCCCATTGTGGCGGCGTCGCCAGAGCGGCCGCCCAACCTGGTAGTCCTCATGTCTCTAGACGGGGCCAACTACAAGGCCTATGAGAAATACGGCGCCTACTTCGACCACATCACCTATCTAGCCGCTGGCGAAGACGCAAGGGGCCAGATCCCCGCGATAGAAGCCCTGGCTAAGTGGGCCGCCCAAAACGGCAAGAGGCTCATCATATTCCTAGAACACAGAAGACTCCCACAGCTGAGACAAGCCCTGGAGAAATACAGCCAGTACATCTGCCCAAACGAGCTAGGCGTAAATACGACATGCGAAAAGTGCAGACGCTGCTTCGCGCCCCCAAGGGACAGACATTTTACTGCTTAA
- a CDS encoding AAA family ATPase, with the protein MSASQGRCYVILGSPENWHYAISEISKENELTPKYSGECNPQCLRVLREKKKNGKILWAFPNVEDYEDLKNNIEKYNEIYVLAVSTARFGKTTPAEDMKNAEVYLSKIVALGKVTKDDLVGGCSCQYWPNKDNNWYYKFFIEVLAYLDAQNGRDGFILKGFQPGSLKEVDCRLLFNILDLAIKSGIYKVPRCREESDVKLFKKAIDELKGQFPTVAKVVEKVGAALYAGNVLLVGPPGVGKTTLAVEFAKRLTGGDYILATANALWFRRDVIGGETIREGSVVWKSGLLIRAYNRAARNCGRPLLLIIDEINRADADKAFGEFFSIFRSPSPEDWEIPKTLVEEVEGYGDKADEEARAFLRNYREMGDAPLKRIRVLATMNTRDVRNLFLLGEALLRRFTVVKFDVSGSVFKTDEDLYSAYQNMNRAGDIPPSALIHAERLRGAYKALGFAEPRAEELIEMSSGGFALRRRRRA; encoded by the coding sequence ATGAGTGCTTCTCAGGGGCGATGTTATGTCATATTAGGATCTCCTGAGAATTGGCATTATGCAATCTCGGAAATATCAAAAGAGAACGAATTAACCCCTAAATACTCTGGTGAATGCAATCCACAATGCCTAAGGGTGTTAAGAGAGAAAAAGAAAAATGGAAAAATTCTATGGGCATTTCCTAACGTGGAAGATTATGAAGACTTAAAAAATAATATTGAGAAATATAATGAAATATACGTGTTAGCTGTATCTACTGCCAGGTTTGGTAAAACGACACCAGCGGAAGATATGAAAAACGCGGAGGTGTATCTTTCGAAAATTGTGGCTCTTGGTAAGGTGACGAAAGACGACCTTGTAGGTGGATGTAGTTGTCAATACTGGCCCAATAAAGATAATAATTGGTATTATAAGTTTTTTATCGAGGTCTTGGCGTATTTAGACGCTCAGAACGGGAGAGACGGCTTTATACTGAAAGGCTTTCAGCCTGGGTCGCTTAAAGAGGTTGATTGCAGACTTCTGTTTAATATCCTCGATTTAGCGATAAAAAGCGGTATCTATAAGGTTCCAAGATGTAGAGAGGAGAGCGATGTCAAACTTTTTAAAAAAGCTATTGACGAGCTTAAGGGGCAGTTTCCGACAGTGGCTAAAGTGGTAGAGAAGGTGGGGGCGGCGCTGTACGCCGGCAACGTGTTGCTTGTTGGTCCGCCGGGGGTGGGGAAGACGACGTTGGCGGTGGAGTTTGCTAAGAGGCTGACGGGGGGCGACTATATCTTGGCTACTGCGAACGCGCTGTGGTTTAGGCGCGACGTGATCGGAGGGGAGACCATAAGGGAGGGCTCCGTCGTCTGGAAGAGCGGCTTGTTGATTAGGGCGTACAACAGGGCCGCCAGAAACTGCGGGAGGCCCCTTCTCCTCATAATCGACGAGATAAATAGGGCGGATGCAGACAAGGCCTTTGGCGAGTTCTTCTCTATCTTCAGATCGCCGAGTCCCGAAGACTGGGAAATACCCAAGACGCTGGTGGAGGAGGTCGAGGGATACGGCGATAAGGCCGACGAGGAGGCGAGGGCCTTCCTGCGGAACTATAGAGAGATGGGTGACGCCCCCCTCAAGAGGATCAGGGTGTTAGCCACGATGAACACGCGCGACGTTAGAAACCTGTTTCTGCTGGGGGAGGCCCTCTTGAGGAGATTTACCGTCGTGAAATTTGACGTAAGTGGGAGCGTTTTCAAGACAGATGAAGATCTCTACAGCGCATATCAGAACATGAATAGAGCTGGCGACATTCCGCCCAGCGCGTTGATTCACGCCGAGAGGCTTAGAGGCGCCTACAAGGCCTTGGGTTTCGCCGAGCCGCGTGCTGAAGAGCTGATCGAGATGTCGTCTGGGGGATTTGCCCTGAGGAGGAGGCGCAGGGCGTAG
- a CDS encoding metallophosphoesterase family protein has translation MRQLYLLLAAALALAASIVDPRWAVPAYVTPGGAFNITLDAPTAVKSVALAAPGVEKPLELSFNASGAVITARVPADVPPGLYDLVINGGEIYEPKAVWVGNVTGPLRIIQLTDIHVGVELDMASIYRLTHAALYASSSPYDVVFLTGDLADVGGQPWQYALLVRYTSTITKPIFAVPGNHDHAGDDPLNNYRRYVGPPYWYRVVGPYLIIGLDSGHDGYLTEEQVKFYGDVLRRYPDKVKIVLIHHPPFYIRDAYVAEIYRGPQDIDRLSRDPTGRRNYYIVYTSYLYNRPTYERFLNLTIRYRVALVMAGHVHPGNSTVVINGTYFVTTRTLGGSVDTSHGFRTYVVYPDGRVQINPETLTYKNYAVVAQGAKAAQIYADSDLLPGTIAIDLPGQYQGLKALNGTAQLVEAKKHPLAKYTRYYISTAGKPIWIAIGDYAPAPTLSVEKIMPRSPTPGDVVTVTIKAEDPNVGIPFLTVDGKKILASYPGEQPVYQYRFRYDKPTTLQIQAPGGQPTTVQIGQTTQPPTTTPTPTPTPTATPTPSPTPSKTPTPTPTTPPPTTPTATSPTPTPTPTRTPTPTAAPAPAPFPTEAAVLIAIAAVGAALLAALAKTGKKKAETGGTRVYGER, from the coding sequence ATGAGGCAGCTGTACCTCCTCCTCGCCGCGGCCCTCGCCCTAGCCGCCTCCATCGTCGACCCCAGGTGGGCCGTCCCCGCCTACGTAACCCCCGGCGGCGCCTTCAACATCACGCTGGATGCGCCAACCGCTGTGAAAAGCGTAGCCCTAGCCGCCCCCGGCGTGGAGAAGCCGCTGGAGCTCAGCTTCAACGCCTCTGGAGCCGTCATCACGGCTCGCGTCCCGGCGGACGTCCCCCCCGGCCTCTACGACCTCGTAATCAACGGCGGTGAGATATACGAGCCCAAGGCCGTCTGGGTCGGCAACGTGACGGGGCCCCTTAGGATAATCCAGCTCACCGACATACACGTGGGAGTTGAGCTAGACATGGCCTCCATATACCGCCTAACCCACGCCGCTCTCTACGCCAGCTCCAGCCCCTACGACGTCGTGTTCCTCACCGGCGACCTCGCAGACGTGGGAGGCCAGCCCTGGCAGTACGCCCTGCTGGTCAGATACACCTCCACAATTACAAAGCCCATCTTCGCCGTGCCGGGGAACCACGACCACGCCGGCGACGACCCCCTCAATAACTACAGGAGGTATGTGGGGCCCCCCTACTGGTACAGAGTCGTCGGGCCCTACCTAATAATCGGCCTAGACAGCGGCCACGACGGCTATCTAACAGAGGAGCAGGTCAAGTTCTACGGAGACGTCCTGAGGCGCTACCCAGACAAGGTGAAGATAGTCCTAATACACCACCCGCCCTTCTACATACGCGACGCCTACGTCGCCGAGATCTACCGCGGCCCCCAGGACATAGACAGACTCAGCAGAGACCCCACCGGGAGGAGGAACTACTACATCGTCTACACCAGCTACCTCTACAACCGCCCCACCTACGAGAGGTTCCTCAACCTAACGATTAGGTACAGAGTAGCCCTGGTGATGGCCGGCCACGTACACCCCGGCAACTCCACCGTGGTCATAAACGGCACCTACTTCGTCACCACCAGGACGTTGGGAGGGTCTGTGGACACCTCCCACGGCTTTAGAACCTACGTCGTCTACCCAGACGGCCGCGTCCAGATAAACCCAGAAACCCTCACCTACAAAAACTACGCCGTCGTGGCCCAAGGCGCCAAAGCCGCCCAGATATACGCCGACAGCGACCTCCTCCCCGGCACAATAGCCATAGACCTACCCGGCCAGTACCAAGGCCTCAAAGCCCTAAACGGCACAGCCCAGCTAGTAGAAGCGAAGAAACACCCACTAGCCAAATACACGCGGTACTACATCTCTACAGCAGGCAAGCCCATCTGGATAGCCATCGGAGACTACGCCCCAGCCCCCACCCTATCGGTAGAAAAGATAATGCCCAGGTCCCCCACCCCCGGCGACGTGGTGACAGTCACGATAAAGGCAGAGGACCCCAACGTCGGCATACCCTTCCTAACGGTAGACGGCAAGAAGATACTCGCCTCCTACCCAGGAGAGCAGCCGGTATACCAATACAGATTCAGATACGACAAGCCAACCACACTACAGATACAAGCCCCAGGAGGCCAACCCACAACAGTACAGATAGGCCAAACCACGCAGCCGCCAACAACTACGCCGACACCCACCCCGACACCCACAGCCACCCCAACCCCAAGCCCCACGCCAAGTAAAACACCAACGCCCACGCCAACTACACCACCCCCAACCACCCCGACGGCCACCTCTCCAACACCTACGCCCACCCCCACCCGCACGCCAACCCCCACCGCAGCTCCGGCGCCAGCCCCATTCCCCACTGAAGCCGCCGTGCTAATCGCAATAGCCGCGGTCGGCGCCGCGCTACTGGCGGCCCTCGCCAAAACAGGCAAAAAGAAGGCAGAAACCGGCGGAACCAGGGTATACGGAGAAAGATAA
- a CDS encoding ABC transporter codes for MNPKVAAFLLAAALAAAQQLYVPVLVDVSHGEATKGLDLWVNSTANPLAITDFARLYVLVPPDAKLDPTLTKLNATKAAVIIRGDLSTVDLSQFKVIVLGQPPKPLSEAELAALKKWFDSGGRVLWCAADSDYPAQGSEESQAACNDVAEYLGAHIRADYVSVEDPQQNAGAAYRVVGVVDPPPQLAFLGFLAQRVLLHGPGAIAVVLPDGRWVPATSPEAQKAYGNIYVIVRTTEKGAIVEHRTSADGKGRDGKAHKAGDRGVFALMAAEIMPSGSVLILSGETPYGGYEPMVAPVYYRVQLDGPRFLRNILLWATGNYRELTTMVYQARQMAQIASDAAALKNTAASLQNEVSAVKTAVSQVSAKVDAVGGQVAELSQKVDQLTQQLNAAVAEANNAKTTAFVGTALALIFAIAAAALAIRRR; via the coding sequence ATGAACCCAAAGGTAGCCGCGTTCCTCCTAGCGGCGGCCCTCGCCGCCGCCCAACAGCTGTACGTCCCAGTTTTGGTAGACGTGTCACACGGCGAAGCCACGAAGGGGCTCGACCTCTGGGTAAACTCCACGGCAAACCCCCTGGCGATTACGGACTTCGCTAGGCTGTACGTCCTCGTCCCGCCAGACGCCAAGCTCGACCCCACCCTGACTAAGCTAAACGCCACCAAGGCGGCCGTCATAATACGGGGAGACCTCTCGACGGTCGACCTGTCCCAGTTTAAGGTAATCGTCCTCGGGCAGCCGCCTAAGCCCCTCAGCGAGGCGGAGCTAGCCGCCTTAAAGAAGTGGTTCGACTCCGGCGGGAGAGTGCTGTGGTGCGCCGCCGACTCCGACTACCCAGCCCAGGGCTCGGAGGAGTCGCAAGCCGCCTGCAACGACGTAGCTGAGTACCTCGGCGCCCACATCAGAGCCGACTACGTCTCGGTGGAGGACCCCCAGCAGAACGCGGGGGCTGCCTACAGGGTGGTAGGCGTCGTTGACCCGCCGCCTCAGCTGGCCTTCCTCGGCTTCCTCGCCCAGCGCGTCCTCCTCCACGGCCCCGGGGCAATCGCGGTGGTGCTGCCCGACGGGAGGTGGGTCCCCGCCACAAGCCCAGAGGCGCAGAAGGCCTACGGCAACATATATGTGATAGTGAGAACCACGGAGAAGGGGGCCATAGTTGAGCACAGGACCTCCGCCGACGGCAAAGGCAGAGACGGGAAGGCCCACAAGGCGGGCGACCGCGGCGTCTTTGCCCTGATGGCCGCCGAGATTATGCCAAGCGGAAGCGTGCTCATCCTCTCCGGCGAGACGCCATACGGCGGCTACGAGCCCATGGTCGCCCCGGTCTACTACAGAGTCCAGCTAGACGGGCCTAGGTTCCTCAGAAACATCCTCCTGTGGGCCACCGGCAACTACAGAGAGCTCACCACGATGGTCTACCAAGCCCGCCAGATGGCACAGATCGCGTCCGACGCCGCCGCGCTGAAGAACACCGCCGCCTCTTTGCAAAACGAGGTCTCCGCCGTTAAAACAGCCGTCTCGCAGGTCTCCGCCAAGGTAGACGCCGTGGGCGGCCAGGTGGCTGAGCTCAGCCAGAAGGTGGACCAGCTCACTCAGCAGCTCAACGCCGCCGTGGCCGAGGCCAACAACGCCAAGACCACCGCCTTCGTCGGCACAGCCCTAGCCTTGATCTTCGCCATAGCCGCAGCCGCCCTCGCCATACGCAGGAGATGA
- a CDS encoding ABC transporter substrate-binding protein, translated as MRRGLALGIAAVVAVAIIAALFAAQQQQAPAASPPPPTASTPATGTVTSTPTTTAASPTPTATSPEVCTTLVVITRHPTDILDAARALFLQSDVAKRYGVRDVVFKPVPAAQWRALIQAGQADVAWGGGPTLFDSLYKDGLLLPLEGDEVKSALAQIPKTIAGMPMMRVGPDGKVYWVAWAVSSFGITINTQVLKDLGLPEPRSWADLASFEYGKAVLRGTPAAGLSSLTKSTSNTRIAEIILQAYGWDEGWRVITLTAANGRIYGGSEAVRDAVIAGEIGAGWTIDFFGYTAQLQNPATRYVVPNDTSVNGDPIAVVKGTRCRQAAEAFVAWVITQGQVVVFDPKVNRMPVNPSAFDTPEGKKRADLKAVYDYMLHLRTINFNDTLALATENVVMYYFDAAVTDNAQLLQDAWAKLVKAYLGGRIDRAKAVELARRLGEPVTFKDPDTGQMVKLTLEYAMKINDKLKDPAYRDKIYAAWREAAREKYREVASQIP; from the coding sequence ATGCGTAGGGGTCTAGCTCTGGGGATAGCAGCCGTGGTGGCGGTGGCCATAATAGCCGCCCTATTCGCGGCGCAGCAACAACAGGCGCCTGCGGCGTCTCCCCCTCCTCCCACGGCCTCGACGCCTGCGACCGGCACGGTGACCTCCACGCCGACGACCACGGCGGCGTCTCCCACGCCTACGGCGACTTCTCCGGAGGTCTGCACCACGTTGGTGGTCATAACTAGGCACCCCACCGACATCCTAGACGCGGCGAGGGCCCTCTTTCTACAGAGCGACGTGGCGAAGAGATACGGCGTTAGAGACGTGGTGTTTAAGCCGGTCCCCGCCGCGCAGTGGAGGGCCTTGATCCAGGCAGGCCAGGCGGACGTGGCGTGGGGAGGGGGGCCGACGCTCTTCGACTCGCTGTATAAAGACGGCCTGCTCCTGCCGCTGGAGGGGGACGAGGTGAAGAGCGCGCTGGCCCAGATACCCAAGACCATCGCGGGGATGCCCATGATGCGCGTTGGGCCAGACGGCAAGGTCTACTGGGTGGCCTGGGCGGTGTCCAGCTTCGGCATCACCATAAACACGCAGGTTCTCAAGGACCTCGGCCTCCCCGAGCCGAGGAGCTGGGCAGACCTCGCCTCGTTTGAGTACGGGAAGGCCGTGCTGAGGGGTACCCCGGCCGCCGGCCTTTCGTCGCTGACTAAGTCCACCAGCAACACGAGGATCGCCGAGATCATCCTCCAGGCCTACGGCTGGGACGAGGGGTGGAGGGTGATCACTCTCACGGCAGCCAACGGCAGGATATACGGCGGTAGCGAGGCCGTAAGAGACGCCGTGATCGCCGGCGAGATAGGCGCCGGGTGGACCATCGACTTCTTCGGCTACACGGCCCAGCTCCAGAACCCGGCGACGAGGTACGTCGTGCCCAACGACACCTCCGTCAACGGGGACCCCATCGCCGTGGTGAAGGGCACAAGGTGCCGCCAGGCGGCCGAGGCCTTCGTGGCCTGGGTCATCACCCAGGGTCAGGTGGTGGTGTTTGACCCCAAGGTGAACAGGATGCCGGTCAACCCCAGCGCCTTCGACACGCCCGAGGGCAAGAAGAGGGCCGACCTAAAGGCCGTCTACGACTACATGCTCCACCTCAGGACTATAAACTTCAACGACACCCTGGCCCTCGCCACCGAGAACGTGGTGATGTACTACTTCGACGCGGCGGTGACGGACAACGCCCAGCTCCTCCAGGACGCCTGGGCCAAGCTGGTCAAGGCCTACCTCGGCGGGAGGATAGACAGAGCCAAGGCCGTGGAGCTGGCCCGGCGCCTGGGCGAGCCCGTCACCTTCAAGGACCCCGACACCGGCCAGATGGTCAAGCTGACGCTGGAGTACGCCATGAAGATCAACGACAAGCTCAAGGACCCGGCCTACCGCGACAAGATCTACGCCGCGTGGAGGGAGGCCGCCAGGGAGAAGTACAGGGAGGTGGCATCCCAAATCCCCTAG
- a CDS encoding ABC transporter permease produces MRLVKLSAAAGYAYLGLFLAAPLVFIFWQVLAGIGQVYTSIADPFYLNLSPEAFAQAVYVRPTDPPTLVIRGPDLGVILNSLWVALAVAAADTALGFALAYVLAKYVFPGRTALGLLATLPLIVMPFATAYVVRKFLDPRWGTLNWALGSLLPLRVEVSGLAAVAVVQALMYLPIAYLNIYAALARVDPTLEEVAANLGADERRAVRDVVLPLSTPGLAAAFVLVFIFAIDDVAAPIIFQDDPAARKLLSYQVYSKFLDQVQGQISPAAAFLALILLAISTTAFLAVRKYVGLRQYAMLIRQLRPRVYRPGPLGKAAIYLVAFPLVLTAAAPLLGALALVFAERWATTPLPEGLSLQNAAERLAEVFQNPLFLRGVANTVYYGVAATLVMVAVGLLIALAAARSRGPAADALDALATMPIAIPGLVVAYAYFLTSLHLTAALKPAAPALAQALDPLRHPELYLIVGYSVRKLPFVVRSIYAGLQQIHPSMEEVAMNLSDGYLGVLRRILVPLLKTNILSGALIGFVYVTSEVSLSITLGALKGVGQDTAMPITAFMRERFESGLYGVQEAATLGLVLVLIQAAAIALTTKVLKTRYGFVL; encoded by the coding sequence ATGAGGCTGGTGAAGCTCTCCGCGGCGGCTGGCTACGCCTACCTAGGCCTCTTCCTCGCGGCCCCCCTCGTCTTCATCTTCTGGCAGGTGCTGGCGGGCATAGGCCAGGTCTACACCTCCATCGCCGACCCCTTCTACCTAAACCTCTCCCCCGAGGCCTTCGCCCAGGCGGTCTACGTCAGGCCGACGGACCCCCCAACCCTCGTCATCCGGGGCCCCGACCTCGGCGTTATCTTGAACAGCCTCTGGGTTGCCCTCGCCGTAGCCGCCGCCGACACGGCCCTGGGCTTCGCCCTCGCCTACGTCCTCGCCAAATACGTCTTCCCCGGCAGAACCGCGCTGGGCCTCCTGGCCACCCTCCCCCTCATAGTTATGCCCTTCGCCACGGCCTACGTCGTGAGGAAGTTTCTGGACCCACGCTGGGGCACGCTAAACTGGGCGCTCGGCTCCCTCCTCCCCCTGCGGGTGGAGGTGTCGGGCCTAGCCGCCGTGGCCGTCGTACAAGCCCTGATGTATCTCCCCATCGCCTACTTAAACATCTACGCCGCCCTGGCCCGGGTGGACCCGACGCTGGAGGAGGTGGCGGCGAACCTAGGCGCAGACGAGCGGCGGGCTGTCCGCGACGTGGTGCTCCCCCTCTCCACGCCGGGCCTCGCCGCCGCCTTCGTCCTCGTCTTCATCTTCGCCATAGACGACGTGGCGGCCCCCATAATATTCCAGGACGACCCAGCCGCCCGGAAGCTCCTCTCGTACCAGGTCTACTCCAAATTCCTAGACCAGGTCCAGGGGCAGATAAGCCCAGCCGCGGCCTTCCTCGCCCTGATCCTCCTCGCCATTTCGACGACGGCCTTCCTCGCCGTGAGGAAATACGTCGGGCTGAGGCAGTACGCCATGTTGATCAGGCAACTTAGGCCGAGGGTCTACAGGCCGGGCCCCCTGGGCAAAGCCGCCATATACCTAGTCGCCTTCCCCCTCGTCCTCACAGCCGCCGCCCCCCTCCTCGGGGCGCTTGCCCTGGTCTTCGCCGAGAGGTGGGCCACCACGCCCCTCCCAGAGGGCCTCTCCCTCCAAAACGCCGCCGAGAGGCTGGCCGAGGTCTTCCAGAACCCCCTCTTCCTCCGCGGCGTGGCGAACACGGTGTACTACGGCGTTGCGGCCACCCTCGTGATGGTGGCGGTGGGGCTGCTGATCGCCCTGGCGGCCGCAAGATCCCGAGGCCCCGCCGCCGACGCCCTAGACGCCCTGGCCACCATGCCCATAGCCATACCCGGCCTCGTGGTGGCCTACGCCTACTTCCTCACCTCCCTCCACCTCACCGCCGCTCTCAAGCCCGCGGCGCCGGCCCTCGCCCAAGCCCTCGACCCCCTCCGCCACCCAGAGCTCTACCTAATCGTGGGCTACTCCGTCAGGAAGCTCCCCTTCGTAGTCAGGAGCATATACGCCGGGCTCCAGCAGATCCACCCCTCCATGGAGGAGGTGGCCATGAACCTCAGCGACGGCTACCTAGGCGTCCTGAGGAGGATACTGGTGCCCCTCCTCAAGACCAACATACTCAGCGGGGCGCTGATAGGCTTCGTCTACGTCACCAGCGAGGTATCCCTCAGCATCACCCTCGGCGCCCTCAAAGGCGTGGGGCAAGACACCGCCATGCCCATAACAGCCTTCATGCGGGAGAGGTTCGAAAGCGGCCTCTACGGCGTTCAGGAAGCCGCCACCCTAGGCCTCGTCCTCGTGTTGATACAAGCCGCCGCCATAGCCCTAACCACAAAGGTGCTCAAGACAAGATACGGCTTCGTCCTATGA